ACTCGGTCTTGCACTAGTTATTGCACTGGCGATGATATCGTCCCTTGTCATTGCGGGAAGCTCAGGTGCCATTGTACCAATTGCATTGAAAAAATTTGGACTCGACCCTGCGCAGTCTTCATCAATTGTACTTACGACAATTACAGATATAGCGGGCTTTATGTCATTTTTGGGGATTGCGTTGTTGCTGTCAGATATGTTGCCGAAAGGCTGAGTGAGGAGTGGGGGAATTCGTAGAGCTAGTGCAAGCACTAGCTCTGAGCAACACGTATTAGTTAACTACTACGTTGCTTGCTTGAGGACCTTTTTGGCCTTCTTCAACTGTGAAAGACACTGATTGGCCTTCAGTTAAAGTTTTGAAACCGTCAGAAACGATTGCACGGAAGTGTACGAATACATCCTTACCGCCGTTCTCTTGAGTGATGAATCCAAAACCTTTCTCTTCGTTGAACCACTTAACTGTGCCGTTTACTGTGTTAGACATAATTGAAACCTTTTTCAAAAAATTAATTGTGTGGTGAAAATCACCGATAAAGCGATAGATAAAACTTAGCTAGTAACGCATTGGTATATCTATAAACGACTTTTTAAAAAAAAGAGTATCAAGAAAAAACAGTGCAGCAGTAGTAAGTGCTCTAAGTATCTAAAGCCTGCATATAGTATAGCGTTCTGACGGCGCTGTCCAATGAAGTTTTTAATTTTTTGTCTAAAAAACAAGCGAAAATGAATTTTGAGCGGATTTATTGGTGTAACTTTGATTGGAATGGACGAATTTAAGTTAAGTATGTGTTTGCCTGCCTAATCGAATAGAAGGACTTACTACATCATCTTTTAAAACATTACCAACTTTAATCTTACGTTAATTTTTGTACGTTTAAGCTTTTGATTCATTCTTGATTAAGGCAACGATTTTGTGTGCTACTTCAGGAAACAAATAGAGACTAACAAGGAGTGTGTTATGAGCTTTATCGCGGCAGTAAAAGGAAAAGAGCTAGATTCGATTCAGTACGATCAAGATGCAATGTCTGCAATGCTTCGAGTAGGTGGGAGCGTGTCATGGCGACATAATAATCCTGCATTGTTAAAGCTTACTATCG
This sequence is a window from Pseudoalteromonas piscicida. Protein-coding genes within it:
- the cspE gene encoding cold-shock protein is translated as MSNTVNGTVKWFNEEKGFGFITQENGGKDVFVHFRAIVSDGFKTLTEGQSVSFTVEEGQKGPQASNVVVN